One genomic segment of Pagrus major chromosome 13, Pma_NU_1.0 includes these proteins:
- the LOC141006767 gene encoding uncharacterized protein isoform X1, which produces MSSLCITDMFKTPVQDTENATGSSDQPHSAASSVFISARPMSNNSVNNKNISIGCDEGNIGAENEYNVKGDKGENVTLGEISNIHVSKTNRGCIGGKNNYNVTAQIAAKSNIGHVSNVTVGSNSGSIGSGNRININ; this is translated from the exons ATGTCCTCCTTGTGCATCACAGACATGTTCAAAACACCTGTACAGGATACAGAGAATGCTACTGGCTCTTCAGATCAACCACACAGTGCAG CCTCATCCGTCTTCATTTCAGCACGACCCATGTCTAACAACTCTGTCAACAACAAGAACATTTCCATCGGCTGCGATGAAGGGAACATAGGTGCAGAGAATGAGTACAACGTTAAAG GTGATAAAGGAGAAAATGTCACTCTGGGTGAAATCAGCAACATTCATGTTTCTAAGACAAACCGAGGATGTATCGGAGGAAAGAACAACTACAATGTGACAG CACAAATCGCAGCCAAGTCCAACATTGGCCATGTCAGTAATGTTACCGTTGGTTCCAACTCAGGATCAATCGGTTCAGGAAACCGTATTAACATTAACTGA
- the LOC141006767 gene encoding uncharacterized protein isoform X2: MLLALQINHTVQVSHLGLYMCRSLTLLCFLASSVFISARPMSNNSVNNKNISIGCDEGNIGAENEYNVKGDKGENVTLGEISNIHVSKTNRGCIGGKNNYNVTAQIAAKSNIGHVSNVTVGSNSGSIGSGNRININ; the protein is encoded by the exons ATGCTACTGGCTCTTCAGATCAACCACACAGTGCAGGTCAGCCATCTCGGACTCTACATGTGTCGGTCTCTAACTCTGCTCTGCTTTCTGG CCTCATCCGTCTTCATTTCAGCACGACCCATGTCTAACAACTCTGTCAACAACAAGAACATTTCCATCGGCTGCGATGAAGGGAACATAGGTGCAGAGAATGAGTACAACGTTAAAG GTGATAAAGGAGAAAATGTCACTCTGGGTGAAATCAGCAACATTCATGTTTCTAAGACAAACCGAGGATGTATCGGAGGAAAGAACAACTACAATGTGACAG CACAAATCGCAGCCAAGTCCAACATTGGCCATGTCAGTAATGTTACCGTTGGTTCCAACTCAGGATCAATCGGTTCAGGAAACCGTATTAACATTAACTGA